Proteins encoded together in one Pseudomonas sp. Seg1 window:
- a CDS encoding aldose 1-epimerase family protein: protein MTPLKLVVALSALSAASHAMAWDYVLLDTDKAAQNWQITSQQLGIKTDKPFSVSLRTLHGGRQEGVSIVDIDNGTMKLSVVPTRGMNVLQASVGNVRMGWDSPVREVVNPSFIELNGRGGLGWLEGFNELVTRCGYEWVGHPGVDNGELLTLHGRAANIPANKVTLHIDEIPPYAITLRGELKEQAFKKVDFSVATELVTEPGSVVFALNDTLTNNGDYPKEYQALYHSNFSTPFLEQGARFAAPVKQVSPFNDKAKGDLPEWQTYRAPTKDYDETVYNVVPYADAKGDTLTVLHNKAGSLGVSVGFNTQTLPVFSLWKNTDTQGQGYVTGLEPGTSFSYNRRYQRPLNLVPTIGPKEHKQFRISYSLLADKAAVDKALKQVSEIQGGRETEVRETPLVDLTKG from the coding sequence ATGACCCCGCTCAAACTCGTTGTTGCCCTCAGCGCACTGTCCGCTGCCTCCCACGCCATGGCCTGGGATTACGTTCTACTCGACACCGACAAAGCCGCCCAGAACTGGCAGATCACCAGCCAGCAACTCGGCATAAAAACCGATAAACCCTTCAGCGTTAGCCTGCGCACCTTGCATGGCGGTCGGCAGGAAGGCGTCAGCATTGTCGACATCGATAACGGTACGATGAAACTCTCGGTAGTGCCGACACGGGGAATGAATGTCTTGCAGGCCTCGGTCGGCAATGTGCGCATGGGCTGGGATTCGCCGGTCAGGGAAGTGGTCAATCCGTCCTTCATCGAACTCAATGGCCGCGGTGGTTTGGGCTGGTTGGAAGGTTTCAATGAGCTGGTCACCCGCTGCGGATACGAATGGGTCGGCCACCCCGGCGTCGACAACGGCGAACTGCTGACCCTGCACGGTCGAGCCGCCAACATTCCCGCAAACAAAGTCACCCTGCACATCGATGAAATACCACCGTACGCCATCACCCTGCGCGGCGAACTGAAAGAGCAGGCGTTCAAGAAGGTCGACTTCTCCGTCGCGACGGAACTGGTCACCGAACCCGGCAGCGTAGTGTTCGCCCTCAACGACACCCTGACCAACAACGGCGACTATCCGAAGGAATACCAGGCGCTGTATCACAGTAACTTCAGCACCCCGTTCCTGGAGCAGGGCGCTCGTTTCGCCGCGCCGGTGAAGCAAGTGTCGCCGTTCAACGACAAGGCCAAGGGCGATCTGCCCGAATGGCAAACCTACCGCGCGCCGACCAAGGACTACGACGAAACGGTTTACAACGTGGTGCCGTATGCCGATGCGAAGGGCGATACGTTGACCGTGTTGCATAACAAGGCCGGCAGCCTGGGCGTTTCGGTCGGTTTCAATACGCAGACACTGCCGGTGTTTTCCCTGTGGAAAAACACCGATACCCAAGGCCAGGGCTATGTTACGGGGCTGGAGCCGGGGACAAGTTTTTCCTACAACCGCCGTTATCAGCGGCCACTGAACCTAGTGCCGACAATTGGGCCGAAGGAACACAAGCAGTTCCGCATCAGCTACAGCTTGTTGGCGGATAAGGCGGCAGTGGATAAGGCCTTGAAGCAGGTGAGCGAGATTCAGGGTGGGCGCGAGACGGAGGTGCGGGAGACGCCGTTGGTTGATCTGACCAAGGGGTGA
- a CDS encoding LysR family transcriptional regulator, whose product MDFNGRSGEMSVFTTVAQEGSLSAAARALGLTPSAVSRIIARTEQRLGTRLLLRTTRAITFTAEGEAFLRGARRILADMDEVEEAIADQGVPKGRLRVSAALVHGRLAIVPLVAAFSARYPNIVVDLTLGDEVVDILAGQADVAVRFGHLPDSPLSARRIGTTGQVVVASPEYLQRHGIPQEPEDLLQHNCLRFNFKRAEPNWPFIRDGKEFSLKVSGNIECSSGEALAQLARVGAGIARIGEFSVSEDLQRGDLIALLEAWNPGDQEPIHAVFVGGAAMPARVRLFVDFLLEHHRMSAQV is encoded by the coding sequence GTGGATTTCAACGGCAGGTCAGGTGAAATGAGCGTGTTCACCACCGTGGCGCAGGAAGGCAGCCTGTCGGCCGCCGCGCGTGCACTGGGCCTGACACCCTCGGCTGTCAGTCGGATCATCGCGCGCACCGAGCAACGGCTTGGCACCCGCCTGCTGTTGCGCACCACTCGAGCGATCACCTTCACCGCCGAGGGCGAAGCGTTCCTGCGCGGCGCCCGGCGGATCCTCGCCGACATGGATGAGGTCGAAGAAGCCATTGCCGACCAAGGTGTGCCCAAGGGGCGATTGCGGGTCAGTGCCGCCCTTGTCCATGGACGCCTGGCCATAGTTCCCTTGGTCGCAGCCTTCAGCGCGCGTTACCCGAACATCGTTGTCGACCTCACCCTCGGCGACGAAGTGGTCGATATTCTCGCCGGACAAGCCGACGTCGCAGTGCGCTTCGGCCACCTGCCCGACAGCCCGCTGAGCGCACGCAGGATCGGCACCACCGGCCAGGTTGTGGTGGCATCGCCGGAGTATCTGCAGCGCCACGGCATCCCGCAGGAACCGGAAGACCTGCTCCAGCACAACTGCCTGCGCTTCAATTTCAAGCGTGCCGAACCCAACTGGCCGTTCATCCGCGATGGCAAAGAGTTTTCCCTGAAGGTCAGCGGCAACATCGAATGCAGTAGCGGTGAAGCGCTGGCACAACTCGCGCGAGTGGGCGCTGGCATTGCCCGTATCGGAGAGTTCAGCGTGAGTGAGGATCTGCAGCGCGGCGACCTGATTGCGCTGTTGGAAGCGTGGAACCCGGGGGATCAGGAACCGATTCATGCGGTGTTCGTCGGTGGCGCGGCGATGCCGGCGCGGGTGCGGTTGTTCGTGGACTTCTTGCTGGAGCATCACCGGATGTCAGCGCAGGTATAA